A single region of the Brachypodium distachyon strain Bd21 chromosome 3, Brachypodium_distachyon_v3.0, whole genome shotgun sequence genome encodes:
- the LOC100821725 gene encoding HSP-interacting protein: MGKPTTAKKPPPEGGGDEEVFLELSRELKEEGTRLFNRKDYEGAAFKYDKAAQLVPGGHVEAAHLRTSVAQCYMRMVPAEYHRAIHECNLALEVAPRYSRALLRRAGCFQALDRPDLAWGDVEKVLGWEPGNRAAREISESVKAALKEKGVVVLDREVEPVKEEANGECKRKISHNYSDSVVNGHKVNRAADNMEINNGQEMEEECAEGTLVDHVKYEQATQTMEKKLRNEHNKQENHLEDNQVKQCKQGKHAEHKVANGNGNHQKHMGDKETNGFEKEQKVAGGKRGKRIAGKKIRHGEGKEQKHSDVKPVDHCQENHHKHSTESNISVKAEVMRDLKLVFGEDIRCAQMPVNGSLSQLREIVQNKFPSLKALLVKYRDKEDDLVTITSSEELRLANKLADPEVPIRLYVAEVDPIQELGVDVVSRQHSFATLQKNHNSLSENGSARRDNEQNCHVDDWILQFARLFKTHVGFDSDAYLDLHDLGMRLYCEAMEDTIASEEAQEIFQVAEQKFQEMAALALFNWGNINMSRARKRPLLSEDGSFELILEQIKAAYEWACSEYAKAGSKYEEAVKTKPDFFEGLIALGQQQFEQAKLSWYYAIACKIDMGTEVLGLFNHAEDNMEKGMELWEGMENMRLRGLSKPNKENSMLEKMGLEGYTKDLSADEAFEQASSIRSHINILWGTILYERSVVEFSLGLPSWEESLTVAMEKFKTGGASLADINVMVKNHCANETTQEGLSFKVEEIVQAWNEMYDAKKWRTGAPSFRLEPIFRRRAPKLHHILEHIHYT, translated from the exons ATGGGGAAGCCGACGACGGCCaagaagccgccgccggagggcggcggcgatgaggaGGTGTTCCTGGAGCTGTCCCGGGAGCTCAAGGAGGAAGGCACCAGGCTGTTCAACCGGAAGGACTACGAGGGCGCCGCCTTCAAGTACGACAAGGCGGCCCAGCTCGTCCCCGGCGGCCACGTCGAGGCGGCGCACCTCCGGACCAGCGTCGCGCAGTGCTACATGCGGATGGTCCCCGCCGAGTACCACCGCGCCATCCACGAGTGCAACCTGGCCCTGGAGGTGGCGCCCAGGTACAGCAGGGCGCTGCTGCGGCGGGCCGGCTGCTTCCAGGCGCTCGACAGGCCGGACCTGGCGTGGGGCGACGTGGAGAAGGTGCTGGGCTGGGAGCCAGGCAACCGCGCCGCGCGGGAGATTTCCGAGAGCGTGAAGGCGGCATTGAAGGAGAAGGGTGTTGTTGTTTTGGACAGGGAGGTCGAGCCGGTGAAAGAAGAGGCCAATGGCGAGTGTAAGAGGAAGATATCTCATAATTACAGTGATTCTGTTGTGAATGGGCACAAGGTGAACCGTGCCGCAGATAATATGGAAATTAACAATGGCCAGGAGATGGAGGAAGAGTGCGCCGAGGGGACTCTAGTCGATCATGTCAAATACGAGCAAGCAACGCAGACTATGGAGAAGAAACTGAGGAATGAGCATAACAAGCAGGAAAACCATCTGGAAGATAATCAAGTGAAGCAGTGCAAACAAGGAAAGCATGCTGAGCACAAGGTAGCAAATGGGAACGGAAATCATCAAAAGCATATGGGAGATAAGGAAACCAATGGTTTTGAGAAGGAACAGAAGGTTGCCGGCGGCAAGCGAGGGAAACGCATTGCAGGAAAGAAAATTCGGCATGGTGAGGGTAAGGAACAAAAGCATTCTGATGTGAAGCCAGTGGATCATTGTCAGGAAAATCATCATAAGCACAGCACGGAGAGCAATATCAGCGTCAAAGCAGAAGTGATGAGGGATCTAAAGTTGGTCTTTGGAGAGGATATTAGGTGTGCTCAAATGCCAGTCAACGGCAGCCTATCTCAATTGAGAGAGATAGTTCAGAACAAGTTCCCATCTTTGAAGGCATTACTTGTTAAGTACAGGGACAAGGAAGATGACTTGGTGACAATCACCTCATCTGAAGAGCTAAGATTGGCCAACAAACTGGCAGATCCAGAAGTGCCCATTCGATTATATGTTGCGGAGGTTGATCCTATACAAGAACTAGGTGTGGATGTTGTCAGCAGACAACATTCGTTTGCCACATTACAGAAAAATCATAATAGCTTGTCTGAGAATGGGAGCGCAAGGCGTGATAATGAACAGAACTGCCATGTTGATGATTGGATATTACAGTTTGCTCGGCTGTTCAAAACGCACGTCGGTTTTGATTCTGATGCATATTTGGATCTCCATGACCTCGGCATGAGACTATATTGTGAGGCTATGGAAGACACCATTGCAAGTGAAGAAGCACAGGAAATATTTCAAGTTGCAGAGCAAAAATTTCAGGAAATGGCTGCTTTGGCCCTGTTCAATTGGGGTAACATCAACATGTCTCGTGCAAGAAAAAGGCCACTCCTGTCTGAAGATGGTTCATTTGAATTGATACTTGAACAGATTAAGGCTGCATATGAATGGGCTTGTTCAGAATATGCTAAAGCTGGTTCAAAGTATGAGGAAGCTGTGAAAACAAAACCAGACTTTTTTGAAGGTCTTATTGCACTTGGCCAGCAGCAGTTTGAGCAGGCCAAGCTCTCATGGTATTATGCTATTGCATGTAAGATAGACATGGGAACAGAGGTTTTGGGTTTGTTCAACCATGCAGAGGATAATATGGAAAAAGGAATGGAGTTGTGGGAAGGAATGGAAAATATGCGCTTGAGGGGGCTGTCTAAACCAAACAAAGAGAATTCCATGCTGGAGAAGATGGGCCTAGAAGGGTATACGAAGGATTTGTCTGCAGATGAAGCATTCGAACAAGCTTCAAGTATTCGATCACATATAAATATTTTGTGGGGTACCATTCTTTATGAACGCTCTGTAGTGGAGTTCAGCTTGGGACTGCCTAGCTGGGAAGAGTCGCTGACAGTGGCGATGGAGAAATTTAAGACAGGAGGAGCTTCTTTAGCAGACATCAATGTGATGGTAAAGAACCATTGTGCTAATGAAACTACCCAAGAAG GATTGAGTTTTAAGGTTGAGGAAATAGTTCAAGCATGGAATGAAATGTACGATGCTAAAAAGTGGAGAACTGGAGCTCCATCATTTCGCCTTGAACCAATATTTAGACGTAGAGCTCCAAAGTTGCATCATATACTGGAACACATACACTACACATGA
- the LOC100822041 gene encoding protein MEMO1, with amino-acid sequence MERVRKASHAGSWYTNNARKLEEELDGWLRAAGLTKSPDVRAIIAPHAGYSYSGRCAAYAFGNIDPTNISRVFLLGPSHHYYTPKCALSRTTVYSTPIGDLPVDQEVIEELSATGKFEFMDHNVDEAEHSMEMHLPYLSKVFQGYNVKVVPILVGALSSENEAMYGQLLSKYVDDPKNFFSISSDFCHWGSRFSYTYYDKSHGAIHKSIEALDRLGMEIIESGDPDAFKQYLREYENTICGRHPISVLLHMLKHCSTKSKVGFVRYEQSSQCKSMRDSSVSYASAAAKIDAPGEEDKE; translated from the exons ATGGAGCGCGTGAGAAAGGCTTCGCATGCCGGCTCTTGGTACACCAACAATG CCAGGAAGCTGgaagaagaacttgatggtTGGCTTAGGGCAGCTGGTCTCACGAAGTCTCCTGATGTTAGGGCCATAATTGCACC CCATGCTGGCTACTCATACTCAGGGCGCTGTGCAGCTTATGCTTTTGGCAACATTGATCCAACTAACAT TTCTCGTGTGTTTCTGCTCGGCCCTTCTCATCACTACTATACTCCAAAATGTGCTCTATCAAGAACTACTGTTTATAGTACCCCAATTGGGGATTTACCAGTAGACCAGGAAG TCATCGAGGAACTCAGCGCTACtggaaaatttgaatttatggACCATAACGTCGATGAGGCTGAACATAGCATGGAAATGCATTTGCCTTACCTTTCTAAAGTATTTCAAGG ATATAATGTAAAAGTTGTCCCTATCCTTGTGGGTGCCCTTAGCTCCGAAAATGAAGCCATGTATGGGCAGTTGCTCTCTAAATACGTAGATGATCCAAAGAACTTTTTTTCTATCTCCTCAGACTTTTGCCACTGGGGATCCCG GTTTAGTTATACATACTATGACAAGAGCCATGGTGCCATTCACAAATCGATCGAGGCACTGGACCGCTTGGGAATGGAGATCATAGAGTCCGGTGACCCGGACGCGTTCAAACAGTACCTCCGGGAGTATGAGAACACCATATGTGGGCGCCATCCCATCAGTGTTCTCCTTCAT ATGTTGAAGCATTGCTCTACGAAGAGTAAGGTCGGGTTCGTCCGCTACGAGCAGTCGAGCCAGTGCAAGAGCATGAGGGACAGCAGCGTCAGCTACGCATCCGCTGCGGCCAAGATTGACGCTCctggagaagaagataaagAATGA
- the LOC100822349 gene encoding fatty acyl-CoA reductase 1: MIGEMDGSMVAGYFRGKTILITGSTGFLGKVLVEKILRVQPDVKKLFLLVRASDVESAKLRIQTEVTGREIFQVLKEKHGMGFDNFIEEKICPVAGDIVYENFGLDAASLRELVKDVDIIVNGAATTNFSERYDVAFDSNVLGAKHVCAFAKKCTKLKMLLHVSTAYVAGEKEGLILEKPFLMGETLREGTHLDIESELDLIKETRSELKANCSSEKAERRTMKELGLKRARQFGWPNTYVFTKAMGEMLLGHLRGDLPVVILRPSIITSTLKEPLPGWMEGIRTIDSVVIGYAKQTLSFFLVDLDLIMDVIPGDMVVNAMMVAMAAHSEEQAQTIYHVTSSLRNPAPYAILADTGHRYFFDNPPCTGKNGEPARLKKMRFFSTVARLSLYMTIKYRLPLEMLRLVNISLCGVFSQRYNELSRKYRFVMHLIELYAPYSLFKGCFDDMNSERLRLAMKKEQDDNGEYCFDFDPKSIDWDDYFYNVHIPGVLKYMRD, encoded by the exons ATGATCGGCGAAATGGATGGGAGCATGGTTGCAGGATACTTCAGGGGCAAGACCATCCTCATCACCGGCTCAACTGGGTTCCTAGGAAAAG TGCTTGTGGAGAAGATACTGAGGGTTCAGCCTGATGTGAAGAAGCTCTTCCTCTTGGTCCGGGCCTCCGATGTCGAATCGGCAAAGCTTCGGATTCAAACCGAG GTCacagggagggagatctttcAAGTgctgaaagaaaaacatggcATGGGATTCGATAATTTCATCGAAGAAAAGATCTGTCCTGTGGCAGGAGACATCGTGTATGAGAACTTTGGACTAGATGCTGCCAGCCTGAGAGAATTGGTTAAGGACGTAGACATCATCGTGAACGGAGCTGCAACTACTAATTTCTCTGAAAG ATACGACGTAGCTTTCGACTCGAATGTCCTGGGAGCGAAACACGTCTGCGCGTTTGCAAAGAAGTGTACTAAACTGAAGATGCTGCTTCATGTTTCAACTG CCTATGTAGCTGGTGAAAAAGAGGGACTAATACTAGAGAAGCCATTCTTGATGGGCGAGACACTAAGGGAGGGCACACATTTGGACATAGAGTCCGAGCTAGATCTGATCAAGGAGACCAGGAGTGAACTGAAGGCTAACTGTTCTTCAGAGAAGGCTGAGAGGAGAACCATGAAGGAGCTTGGCCTCAAGAG GGCTCGGCAGTTTGGGTGGCCAAACACCTATGTCTTCACCAAGGCAATGGGGGAGATGTTGCTGGGGCACCTGCGAGGCGACCTTCCGGTGGTCATCCTCCGGCCGAGCATCATCACCAGCACCCTCAAGGAACCATTGCCAGGATGGATGGAAGGAATCAG GACAATCGACTCGGTGGTCATCGGCTACGCCAAGCAGACCTTGTCATTCTTCCTAGTGGACCTCGATTTGATAATGGACGTG ATTCCGGGGGACATGGTGGTGAACGCCATGatggtggccatggcggcacACTCGGAGGAGCAAGCCCAGACCATCTACCACGTGACGTCGTCGCTGCGCAACCCGGCGCCCTACGCGATTCTCGCCGACACGGGCCACCGGTACTTCTTCGACAACCCGCCGTGCACGGGGAAGAACGGCGAGCCCGCCCGGCTGAAGAAGATGCGCTTCTTCAGCACGGTCGCCCGGCTGAGCTTGTACATGACCATAAAATACAGGCTTCCTCTCGAG ATGCTTCGGCTTGTGAACATTTCGCTCTGCGGTGTCTTCTCGCAGCGCTACAACGAGCTCAGCAGGAAATACAGATTCGTCATGCATCTCATCGAGCTCTACGCGCCATACAGCTTGTTCAAAGGCTG TTTTGATGACATGAACTCGGAGAGGCTGAGGCTGGCGATGAAAAAGGAGCAAGATGACAATGGGGAATATTGCTTTGATTTTGACCCCAAGTCCATCGACTGGGATGACTATTTCTACAACGTGCACATCCCCGGTGTGCTCAAGTATATGCGTGATTGA
- the LOC100822655 gene encoding triphosphate tunel metalloenzyme 3, translating to MEVEIKLRLPDAAAHRRLSSFLAPRLLRTHAQRNLFFDAAARTLAAATAALRIRLYGLDDAAPSRAVLALKRRPSIEAGVSRVEEIEEPLDPALALACAADPVRLGGVDSSIIRMVASEYGVGGAAAPFVCLGGFRNTRGVYELEQGDGLGLVLELDETHFDFGTNYELECETAEPDRAKEVLERLLTMAGVPYEYSRSNKFGCFMAGKLLP from the coding sequence ATGGAGGTCGAGATCAAGCTCCgcctccccgacgccgccgcccaccgccgcctctcctccttcctcgccccccgcctcctccgcacCCACGCCCAGCGGAACCTCTTcttcgacgccgccgcgcgcaccctcgccgccgccaccgccgccctccgcATCCGCCTCTacggcctcgacgacgccgCACCCTCCCGCGCCGTCCTCGCGCTCAAGCGTCGCCCCAGCATCGAAGCCGGTGTCAGCCGCGTCGAGGAGATCGAGGAGCCCCTCGACCCAGCCCTCGCCCTCGCCTGCGCCGCTGACCCCGTCCGCCTCGGCGGGGTCGATTCCTCGATCATCCGGATGGTCGCCAGCGAGTACGGCGTCGGTGGGGCCGCCGCGCCGTTTGTCTGCCTCGGCGGGTTCCGGAATACCCGTGGTGTGTACGAGCTCGAGCAAGGCGACGGACTTGGGCTAGTGTTGGAGCTTGACGAGACGCATTTCGATTTCGGCACCAACTACGAGCTGGAGTGCGAgacggcggagcccgaccggGCCAAGGAGGTCCTGGAGCGGCTGCTCACTATGGCTGGCGTGCCATATGAGTACTCCCGGAGCAATAAGTTTGGGTGCTTCATGGCCGGCAAGCTTCTTCCATAA